ATTCTGCGGCAACCAATGTCGCGAATTTACACCGTAACGTTATTTTCCGAAATGCGGAGGTACCCGTTTTACCGACTTCCTATTACGAAGAGCCACGTCGTGAGGGGCTTTGGAAGGCGTTGGATGAAAACTGTACTGCTGCTGAGGGCAACTGCGACGTCTTGGTGATTCCGCATAATTCGAATTTAAGCAACGGTAATCTCTTCGCTCCGGAGTATCCAAGAAGTTACAGCGAAGAAGAGCAGAAAGAGGCGCTTAAGCTTCGGGCAAGAATGGAGCCGTTGGTTGAGATTTATCAGCATAAGAATGATTCGGAATGCATGAACGGCCTAAGTGGTTCACTGGGTGCTAATGATGAGCTGTGCGACTTTGAGAAATATCACGTGAAGGATGTCTTAGATTGCGAAGGCAATCCGGGCAGTCTTGGGATTAGTGGCGGCGGCTGTGTGGATGCTCAGGATTTTGTCAGAAACGTTTTGGTTGAGGGTATGGCCGAGCAGCAGAGACTTGGTGTGAATCCATTTAAGCTAGGCATCACGGCATCAACAGACACTCACAACGGGACCCCAGGCGCGGTATCCGAAGAGAAATGGCAGGGTCACGTTGGTATGAACGATGTGACTCCCGTGGCTCGCATGGATGGAGATACGCTTCCGGCAGGTGGTTGGCGATTTAGCCCCGGTGGCATCACAGGTGTCTGGGCTCAAGAAAACAGCCGTGACGCGATTTTTGAAGCGATGCGCCGTAAGGAAGTTTGGGGGACGAGCGGGCCGCAAATAACGGTTCGATTTTTTGGAAGCTTTGATTTCGAAAATACCATTTGTGATGACCCGGATATGGTCAAAACGGGTTACGCCGATGGAGTCCCCATGGGAGGGGATTTGATTGGTAGCGGCGGTGCTCCAGGGTTTGTTGTATCTGCGCTGCGAGAATCTGACGTTTCGGGTTCAGCAGGAGTACCACTCGAAAAACTCCAAATCATCAAAGGTTGGGTAACGGCTGACGGTGAGCGGGGCGTTAAAGTTTATGACGTCGTAACCGATACGGGGGATTATCAGCTTGATGAAAATACCTGCACTGCATCGGGCAGTGGTGCAGATACACTCTGCGCGTATTGGCAAGATCCTGATTTTGACCCCGGTGCCCACGCTTATTACTACGTCCGGGTGGTTGAATATCCACGCTGTCGATGGACCGCGCAGGCATGCCTGGGATTGAGCGGGGAGAGCCGTCCGAGTGCCTGCGATGATTCTGAGATCCGAAAAACCTTGCGAGAACGTGCTTGGACATCACCGATATGGTATCCAGCTAAATAGTTTGAAAATCACTAAGTAATTGTTCCTAATGGTTTTTCTTGTAAATGTTGGTTTCCGCAGACGGGGCTCGGTTTTGACTTCGATATGCGCTAGCATAGTATAGACCTCGTTTGCAGGTCGCAGGGAATGTTGTGCAATAAGGATTGAGTGTGGGAACTCTCAAAGAACGTAAAAGTCCTCGTTATTTAAAACGGTATCCGGTCACCGTAAAGGTGGGTACCAAGCGAGTAACTGGGTTTACCTTGGACCTCTCCTCGGGAGGCATGGCTATATCCGCCAAGACGAGCATTGACGTAAAGCAGATCGTTACCCTCGATATCAAGGCGGGTCGTTTCCCGATCAAGCTTATGGGCGAGGTTCGGTGGAGCAAGCGGGCACAGAGAGCCGATACCAGCAAGGTTGGTTACGAGATGGGCTTCGAGTTGCAAAGTCGCAATGAAGAGTACATCGAGCTTCTTGAAAAGGTTATCCGCGAGATAGATCACGAAGAACGTGAAGGTGACTATCAAGAAGATTTGCACATTAGCTACGAGACCCGGTGGCAATTTGTGATGGAGTACGAAAAGAATCTCAAAAATCGTGAGATTTTCATTCCGACCATCAAGCCCTTCAAGGTGATGCAAAAGGTCGAATTCACGATGCACCTGCTTGAGATTATGAGGGTTCTCCACGTAGTTGGAACCATTATGTACGTGGTTGATGAGAACGATACCAAGAACCGTGGTAAGCCCCCGGGGGTTGGAATCGCAATTGATCAATACCGTTTCGGGGATGAGACCTTGATGAAGCAATTCGTTAAAGACTCA
This is a stretch of genomic DNA from Deltaproteobacteria bacterium. It encodes these proteins:
- a CDS encoding DUF3604 domain-containing protein; translated protein: MHSIWNGHSGGVLGYRTCWLGFIACLTMVCGCSSKISQYYEIDFTEEREACSDFNKERNAYFGDTHVHTSYSFDAFTQDVRTTPDDAYAFAQGGQVLLPPLDENGVGTVPVKLDRGLDFVAVTDHAEFFGEVQVCLDSDAPGYNSTECESLRAGRNGGTFTFGFALADDRPERWGLCGENGEDCEEKALGVWQRTQEAAEGAYDRSGSCEFTSFVGYEYSAATNVANLHRNVIFRNAEVPVLPTSYYEEPRREGLWKALDENCTAAEGNCDVLVIPHNSNLSNGNLFAPEYPRSYSEEEQKEALKLRARMEPLVEIYQHKNDSECMNGLSGSLGANDELCDFEKYHVKDVLDCEGNPGSLGISGGGCVDAQDFVRNVLVEGMAEQQRLGVNPFKLGITASTDTHNGTPGAVSEEKWQGHVGMNDVTPVARMDGDTLPAGGWRFSPGGITGVWAQENSRDAIFEAMRRKEVWGTSGPQITVRFFGSFDFENTICDDPDMVKTGYADGVPMGGDLIGSGGAPGFVVSALRESDVSGSAGVPLEKLQIIKGWVTADGERGVKVYDVVTDTGDYQLDENTCTASGSGADTLCAYWQDPDFDPGAHAYYYVRVVEYPRCRWTAQACLGLSGESRPSACDDSEIRKTLRERAWTSPIWYPAK